A window of Acidobacteriota bacterium contains these coding sequences:
- a CDS encoding glycosyltransferase family 2 protein, producing the protein MPCLNEEATIGACITRAQEGLARLGLPWEIVVADNGSTDRSREIARSMGARVVPVPVKGYGQAYRGGIATARGRIVVMGDSDDTYDFSKLDQLVAPLGSGADLVLGSRLKGDITPGAMPWLHRYVGNPLLSALLNFIYRTRISDTHSGFRAFRREAYLALGLKSTGMEFASEMLIVAARAGWKIAEVPIAYLPRAGESKLRTFRDGWRHLRLLLLYSPTHLFTVPGLVMVAAGLAIELVLVRGPLVVAGQFIDFHYMFVGALLASLGTQVVLLGTFAKAWNDMPRWFTLERGLVAGGGAVAAGFLVNLAILVQWLVAGFGPAGAVRPAILGLTLIVIGAQLAFASFYLDLLRAAREDAALPAQSSGAEHTFDRD; encoded by the coding sequence ATGCCGTGCCTCAACGAAGAGGCCACCATCGGCGCGTGCATCACCCGCGCTCAGGAGGGCCTCGCCCGTCTCGGCCTGCCGTGGGAGATCGTGGTCGCCGACAACGGGTCGACGGATCGCTCGAGAGAGATTGCCAGGTCGATGGGCGCGCGGGTGGTGCCGGTCCCCGTGAAGGGGTACGGTCAGGCCTACCGCGGGGGCATCGCCACCGCCCGGGGGCGCATCGTGGTGATGGGTGATTCCGACGACACCTACGATTTCTCGAAGCTCGATCAACTCGTGGCGCCGCTCGGTAGCGGGGCCGACCTGGTCCTCGGGTCGCGCCTCAAGGGCGACATCACCCCCGGCGCGATGCCCTGGCTGCATCGCTACGTGGGCAACCCGCTGCTCTCGGCGCTGCTCAACTTCATCTACCGCACCCGCATTTCCGACACGCACAGCGGCTTTCGTGCCTTCCGCCGCGAGGCGTATCTCGCGCTCGGCCTCAAGTCGACGGGCATGGAGTTCGCCTCAGAGATGCTGATTGTCGCTGCGCGCGCCGGCTGGAAGATTGCCGAGGTGCCGATTGCCTACCTGCCGCGGGCGGGCGAATCGAAGCTGCGGACGTTCCGCGACGGGTGGCGTCACCTGCGCCTCCTGCTGCTCTACAGCCCGACGCACCTCTTCACCGTGCCCGGCCTGGTGATGGTGGCTGCCGGTCTCGCCATCGAGCTCGTGCTCGTCCGGGGGCCGCTCGTCGTCGCCGGGCAATTCATCGACTTCCACTACATGTTCGTCGGCGCCCTGCTCGCGAGCCTCGGGACGCAGGTCGTCCTGCTCGGCACGTTCGCCAAGGCGTGGAACGACATGCCGAGGTGGTTCACGCTCGAGCGCGGCCTCGTTGCCGGCGGCGGGGCCGTCGCGGCCGGGTTCCTCGTCAACCTCGCGATCCTGGTCCAATGGCTCGTGGCGGGGTTCGGGCCCGCTGGAGCCGTGCGACCGGCCATTCTGGGGCTCACGCTGATTGTCATCGGCGCGCAGCTCGCGTTCGCGTCGTTCTACCTCGACCTGCTTCGCGCGGCCCGCGAGGATGCCGCGCTGCCGGCCCAGTCGTCCGGCGCCGAGCACACCTTCGATCGTGACTGA